One window of the Shewanella maritima genome contains the following:
- a CDS encoding HPP family protein: MRVSDIMTANPICISDAASLKDAHLLMQSRSVRHLPVISESTGEFVGLLTHKKMISIVLTTLNKYGQGALDRKERFVPIAEIMETDAQKLGLDEPLTVVVQYFIDNKLGCLPVIDEHNKVQGIVTSSDFVKLCQVLLVKQSL; this comes from the coding sequence ATGCGCGTTAGCGATATTATGACTGCAAACCCAATATGCATAAGTGATGCAGCGAGCTTAAAGGATGCTCATTTGTTGATGCAAAGTCGCAGTGTTAGGCATCTGCCTGTGATTTCTGAGTCTACTGGGGAGTTTGTGGGATTGCTCACCCATAAGAAGATGATTTCAATAGTCCTAACCACGCTTAACAAATATGGTCAGGGCGCGCTTGATAGAAAAGAGCGCTTTGTGCCCATTGCGGAAATCATGGAAACAGATGCACAAAAATTAGGATTAGATGAGCCACTTACGGTTGTAGTGCAGTACTTTATCGACAATAAATTGGGCTGTTTGCCAGTAATTGATGAGCACAACAAGGTGCAGGGCATTGTGACATCATCAGACTTTGTGAAGTTGTGCCAGGTGTTATTGGTCAAGCAGTCTCTATAA
- a CDS encoding ABC transporter substrate-binding protein translates to MKWLTHLIAGLLLLISGYGVSAELVFIHSYHFEYPWVVEYREGFNRVIADASVHEFEMDTKRRPPSEFAQVTEQAWQFIQAKQADVVVLADDNALKHVGPKLVEHRIPFVFLGINANPRQYIAMTEFSSGVLERPLLKRSAVLVTKVMPKVKKVLVMMDKSVTSDAIIDSSFDSQLRQSLSGVEVDIVGAQDYSHWQQLVERAPEQEFDAIIVGVYARLKEHGRHVPIDEVTRWTSANSELPVFAFWSYSVGKDKAIGGLLISALEQGETAASHVNTFLRTGKMPAIATPKRGAFVFSQAELARWGIVLPADIKQKAQIKN, encoded by the coding sequence ATGAAGTGGCTAACGCATCTGATTGCAGGCTTGTTATTGCTAATATCAGGCTATGGAGTGTCAGCTGAGCTGGTATTTATTCATAGTTATCATTTTGAATACCCTTGGGTGGTCGAATATCGCGAGGGTTTTAATCGTGTCATCGCTGATGCCTCTGTGCATGAGTTCGAGATGGATACCAAACGTCGACCGCCTAGTGAGTTTGCACAAGTCACCGAGCAAGCTTGGCAGTTTATTCAAGCGAAACAGGCCGATGTGGTGGTATTAGCCGACGATAATGCATTAAAGCATGTTGGCCCCAAATTAGTAGAGCATCGGATCCCGTTCGTGTTCCTTGGTATAAATGCTAACCCTCGTCAGTACATTGCAATGACTGAATTTTCCTCTGGTGTATTAGAGCGCCCTTTGCTCAAGCGCTCAGCAGTGCTAGTGACTAAGGTTATGCCTAAAGTGAAAAAAGTGCTGGTCATGATGGATAAGTCTGTTACGTCAGATGCAATTATTGATAGCAGTTTCGATAGTCAGCTGCGCCAAAGTCTGTCGGGTGTCGAAGTCGATATAGTCGGGGCTCAAGATTATTCCCATTGGCAGCAACTGGTTGAGCGAGCGCCGGAACAAGAGTTTGATGCGATTATTGTTGGCGTATACGCAAGGCTTAAAGAGCATGGGCGGCACGTGCCGATTGATGAAGTCACGCGCTGGACAAGCGCAAATAGTGAGCTCCCGGTATTTGCCTTCTGGTCGTACTCGGTAGGTAAAGACAAAGCCATTGGCGGCTTGCTGATCAGCGCGTTAGAGCAGGGCGAAACTGCAGCTTCCCATGTGAATACTTTTTTACGGACGGGCAAAATGCCAGCTATTGCCACTCCTAAGCGTGGCGCGTTTGTGTTTAGCCAAGCTGAGCTAGCGCGATGGGGTATTGTGTTGCCAGCCGATATCAAACAAAAAGCTCAGATAAAAAACTGA
- a CDS encoding DUF3297 family protein: protein MTETTKPELPDQLSINPRSPHHVAEIFQYDIGIKVNGKERFDVEEYCISEGWVKVASTKALDRRGQPLLMKVKGEIEAFYK, encoded by the coding sequence ATGACTGAGACAACTAAGCCTGAATTGCCAGATCAACTTTCGATTAACCCACGTAGCCCACACCATGTTGCTGAAATTTTCCAGTATGACATTGGTATCAAGGTAAACGGTAAAGAGCGTTTTGATGTTGAAGAATATTGCATCAGCGAAGGTTGGGTTAAAGTGGCATCAACTAAGGCCCTAGACCGTCGTGGGCAGCCGCTATTGATGAAAGTAAAAGGCGAAATTGAAGCTTTTTATAAGTAA
- a CDS encoding NAD(P)H-dependent oxidoreductase, with amino-acid sequence MNKKILLLFAHPSKHRSEVNSPLFEFAKKLDFVTAVDLYAEYPDYNIDIDKEQTRLNEHDVVIFQFPFYWYSTPSILKEWQDLVLEYGYAYGSTGTALKGKTFMCAISAGGKEQAYRAEGYNHFTVRELLQPLEQTANITGMNYLPPFALFSSRTATNDNRLDNHLELWHRVLNQLHQGAIDLVEARQLVIINELYSDKTSSEGA; translated from the coding sequence ATGAATAAAAAAATCTTATTACTATTCGCGCACCCATCTAAGCACCGCTCAGAGGTCAATTCACCATTGTTTGAATTTGCCAAGAAGCTCGACTTTGTTACAGCTGTCGACTTGTATGCAGAATACCCTGACTACAACATTGATATCGACAAAGAGCAGACTCGTTTGAACGAACATGACGTAGTGATCTTCCAATTCCCATTTTACTGGTATTCCACGCCATCAATTCTTAAAGAGTGGCAAGACTTAGTGCTGGAATATGGCTATGCCTACGGCTCAACAGGCACTGCACTTAAAGGTAAAACTTTCATGTGCGCAATTAGTGCTGGCGGTAAAGAACAAGCTTATCGAGCCGAAGGCTATAACCACTTTACGGTGCGTGAATTACTGCAACCTCTGGAGCAAACCGCCAACATTACCGGTATGAACTACCTGCCACCATTCGCGCTTTTTAGTAGCCGCACCGCGACTAATGACAATCGACTCGATAATCACCTTGAGCTTTGGCACCGCGTACTCAATCAGCTACATCAAGGTGCAATCGATCTCGTTGAAGCACGACAGCTCGTTATCATTAACGAGCTGTATTCAGATAAAACCAGCAGCGAGGGAGCCTAG
- a CDS encoding LysE family translocator, translating into MIDMALLPLYLSAVVALLLIPGPDMLLIASSSLSYGKKVGVYASFGNATSGVILTLLAALGVSALVAMNPMALEVLRVLGGAYLLKMGWDCMRSGAADTPEVSCQSNLAKQLYKRAVFSNLLNPKALIFFVLFLPQFVSSQLTASSGEQMLALGLLLNVMGLSFNLLLVALVGTLGKPLLKNEKFRANQNKFMGVIFFVLAIWLLASQVQGVA; encoded by the coding sequence ATGATTGATATGGCTTTACTACCTCTCTATTTGAGTGCGGTAGTGGCTTTGCTGCTTATTCCTGGTCCTGACATGCTATTGATTGCCAGCTCAAGCCTTAGTTATGGCAAGAAGGTTGGTGTATATGCCAGTTTTGGCAATGCTACCTCGGGTGTGATCTTGACACTGCTTGCTGCACTGGGCGTGTCAGCATTGGTAGCAATGAACCCGATGGCACTTGAAGTCTTGCGAGTATTGGGCGGTGCTTACTTATTAAAAATGGGTTGGGATTGTATGCGTTCTGGCGCAGCTGATACGCCAGAGGTAAGTTGCCAATCTAATTTGGCTAAACAGTTATATAAGCGAGCAGTGTTCAGTAACTTGCTTAATCCAAAAGCACTCATCTTCTTCGTATTGTTTTTACCCCAGTTTGTTTCATCTCAATTGACGGCTAGCTCTGGTGAGCAGATGTTAGCGCTAGGCTTGCTGCTTAATGTTATGGGATTAAGCTTTAACTTATTGCTGGTGGCACTAGTTGGAACCCTAGGTAAACCTTTGCTCAAGAATGAAAAATTCCGCGCTAACCAGAACAAGTTTATGGGCGTGATTTTCTTTGTGTTAGCTATCTGGCTGCTAGCCTCTCAAGTCCAAGGTGTTGCATAA
- a CDS encoding transposase, which produces MPRTLRFTPNDIPVHIIQRGNNRQACFFDEQDYIAYSHWLKQYAHEYKVDIHAWVFMTNHVHLLCTPRQTNGISLMMQALGRQYVRYINKTYSRSGTLWEGRFKSSLVQTEAYLLQVYRYIELNPVRAGMVSSPDDYKWSSYQINAKGKHSELCAPHEVYLALANSPRARLAAYQQLVKQQLDTSIVADITLATHKGLAIGDPLFMSRIEALAVSATSHAKAS; this is translated from the coding sequence ATGCCCAGAACACTGAGGTTCACACCTAACGATATTCCCGTTCATATCATCCAGCGCGGTAACAATCGCCAAGCCTGCTTTTTTGACGAGCAAGACTACATTGCCTATAGCCACTGGTTAAAACAATATGCTCACGAATATAAGGTAGATATCCACGCGTGGGTATTTATGACCAATCATGTGCATCTGTTGTGCACACCAAGACAAACCAATGGTATTAGCTTGATGATGCAAGCGCTTGGCAGACAGTATGTACGATACATCAATAAAACATACTCTCGTAGCGGCACGCTATGGGAAGGAAGATTCAAATCTAGCCTGGTACAAACCGAGGCTTATTTGCTGCAGGTCTATCGCTATATCGAGCTAAACCCAGTCAGAGCAGGAATGGTAAGCTCACCCGATGATTATAAATGGTCAAGCTACCAAATTAACGCCAAAGGAAAACATTCAGAACTTTGCGCGCCCCACGAGGTGTACCTTGCGCTTGCCAATAGCCCTCGAGCAAGACTTGCTGCCTATCAACAACTAGTGAAGCAACAGCTTGATACCAGCATAGTAGCTGATATTACTCTTGCTACGCACAAAGGGCTTGCCATTGGCGATCCTCTATTTATGTCCAGAATTGAGGCTCTCGCAGTAAGCGCAACTTCTCATGCAAAGGCGAGTTAG
- a CDS encoding DUF1624 domain-containing protein, protein MTQQELKRRIASIDILRGIVIVLMLVDHVRERFFLHVQVSDPMDINTTTPELFFTRLSAHFCAPIFVFLTGLSAWLYANPVNGKPRSAQDFLLKRGLILILLEATVINFSWFGYYETLYLQVIWAIGLSMIALAFLSKLPRVWVGMIGLLIVFGHNLLTPIQFAPNEWGYSLWTILHDRGYLISEGALKIRISYPVLPWIGVIMVGWALGPLFSPSVASETRRKQLLMLGLASLGTLAILRGFNLYGETLPWASQGTMAQTVMDMLNFTKYPPSLAFLLLGVGVGLLVLAWLENADNKLLDALNTFGSAPMFFYIIHLYTLLIVYKVAVAIFGTNTQYYGQDYLGFASVWQVWLCAFALTFVLYWPTKTFAAFKRRTNIGWVKYF, encoded by the coding sequence ATGACTCAACAAGAGCTTAAGCGCCGTATCGCCTCAATCGATATTTTACGCGGTATCGTCATTGTACTCATGCTGGTAGACCATGTGCGCGAGCGCTTTTTTTTACATGTGCAAGTATCTGATCCAATGGATATTAATACCACAACTCCTGAGTTATTCTTTACGCGCTTAAGTGCACACTTTTGCGCGCCAATCTTCGTATTCTTAACCGGACTTTCAGCCTGGCTATATGCCAACCCTGTCAACGGCAAGCCTCGAAGCGCACAAGATTTCTTATTAAAACGCGGGCTTATTCTGATTTTACTTGAAGCAACCGTGATCAACTTTTCTTGGTTTGGTTACTACGAAACCCTCTACCTGCAAGTCATTTGGGCGATTGGTTTAAGCATGATCGCACTCGCGTTTTTATCGAAATTGCCGCGAGTTTGGGTCGGCATGATTGGTCTGCTAATCGTATTTGGTCACAACCTACTCACACCAATTCAGTTCGCTCCGAATGAATGGGGTTACAGCCTTTGGACTATCTTGCACGACCGAGGCTATTTAATTAGCGAAGGTGCGCTGAAGATCCGTATTTCATATCCTGTATTGCCTTGGATAGGTGTGATTATGGTGGGTTGGGCGCTAGGGCCCCTATTCTCACCAAGCGTTGCCAGCGAAACCAGACGTAAACAGCTGCTAATGCTAGGCCTCGCAAGCTTAGGCACATTAGCAATCCTACGCGGATTTAACCTTTATGGTGAAACGCTGCCTTGGGCAAGCCAAGGGACAATGGCGCAAACAGTAATGGACATGCTTAACTTTACCAAGTACCCACCGTCACTGGCGTTCTTATTACTTGGCGTCGGCGTTGGGTTATTGGTGTTAGCCTGGCTTGAAAACGCAGATAACAAGTTACTGGATGCGCTAAACACCTTTGGCTCAGCGCCCATGTTCTTCTACATCATCCACTTATACACCTTGTTAATCGTCTACAAGGTAGCGGTCGCCATCTTCGGTACCAACACGCAATACTATGGTCAAGACTACCTGGGCTTTGCCAGCGTTTGGCAAGTTTGGCTATGTGCATTCGCCCTCACCTTTGTCCTTTACTGGCCAACAAAAACCTTCGCGGCATTCAAGCGCCGCACCAACATCGGCTGGGTAAAATACTTCTAA
- a CDS encoding DUF3861 family protein, producing MAKHNQYRVIVEQISDDNQAIKALSFEYEDREDLFKTIEAIGDHSEIDKGQAPRLTLALRLLGPMMMAERKHELFKDFIPHFKTFMQNLKSKVKSAKPAS from the coding sequence ATGGCAAAGCACAATCAATATCGCGTAATTGTCGAACAAATTAGTGATGATAATCAGGCAATAAAAGCACTCAGTTTCGAGTATGAAGACAGAGAAGATCTATTTAAAACTATCGAAGCCATTGGCGATCATAGCGAGATAGATAAAGGCCAAGCTCCGAGATTAACGCTAGCACTTCGACTGCTAGGCCCAATGATGATGGCGGAGCGAAAACATGAGTTATTTAAAGATTTCATACCTCATTTCAAAACCTTCATGCAAAACCTAAAATCCAAAGTAAAAAGCGCGAAACCTGCAAGCTAA
- a CDS encoding DUF2798 domain-containing protein translates to MSELMHDTNLSNSQQSPTPLWLKVLLVTSLMSTIAGTLTGVMTYMNLGFSELFFSQWLSSFLFAATTAMPAGFVFMTLFTKLIKYLTPNLKAVMQNLIVGLLMAITMEALLAFITTTNNLGLSNSAFFTTWFDAFIVALPVGLVIMLVVSNTVKPKIERILTS, encoded by the coding sequence ATGTCAGAACTGATGCACGACACTAACTTATCTAACTCACAGCAATCACCTACACCACTTTGGTTAAAGGTACTACTTGTGACAAGTTTAATGTCCACTATTGCAGGCACATTAACGGGCGTCATGACCTACATGAATCTAGGGTTTAGCGAACTATTTTTTAGCCAATGGTTAAGCTCATTTTTATTTGCTGCAACAACGGCCATGCCAGCGGGGTTTGTGTTTATGACCTTGTTCACTAAGCTGATCAAATATCTAACGCCAAACCTTAAAGCGGTAATGCAGAACCTTATAGTCGGCTTGTTAATGGCGATTACCATGGAAGCATTGCTGGCGTTTATCACTACCACTAACAACCTAGGTTTAAGCAATAGTGCCTTTTTTACGACCTGGTTTGATGCCTTTATCGTCGCGCTACCAGTCGGACTTGTCATCATGCTAGTTGTGTCTAATACGGTAAAACCAAAGATTGAACGCATTCTGACGAGCTAA
- a CDS encoding MarR family winged helix-turn-helix transcriptional regulator, whose translation MSKPASLENIFKLLHAVKKQMHQHIEEADLGITPMHVRVLKIIGGKPACTAIDVANFLGRDKAQVTRLLNTLMQQELIAKRPNPNDKRSQCLCVTDAGKEVLATVADIDLKVTSKMTQGLSDEQQLAFEQTVSKIMDNLGK comes from the coding sequence ATGAGTAAACCAGCTTCGCTAGAGAACATTTTTAAGCTACTGCATGCCGTGAAAAAGCAAATGCATCAACATATTGAAGAGGCAGACCTTGGTATCACACCAATGCATGTAAGAGTGCTTAAGATCATTGGTGGCAAGCCTGCGTGCACAGCAATTGATGTAGCTAACTTTTTAGGAAGGGACAAAGCGCAAGTCACCCGTCTTCTGAACACGCTAATGCAGCAAGAGTTAATCGCAAAACGTCCTAACCCTAATGATAAGCGTAGTCAGTGTTTATGCGTAACTGATGCGGGGAAGGAGGTACTTGCGACAGTTGCGGATATCGACCTAAAGGTGACGAGTAAAATGACTCAAGGGCTGAGTGATGAGCAGCAACTCGCTTTTGAGCAGACTGTATCCAAAATAATGGATAACTTGGGGAAGTAG
- a CDS encoding DsbA family protein: protein MSTELYFVYDSHCPWSYAATRIVNELHSAYPKMVVNLLHTAHFIGKDCAGEKQVNAVIKASQMKFGKLHLQHVNSPKNSIKAANFMRWLQAKQPQKQLDVLNALQHAHFVEGNPLDSKHNFNTITEQFKLSPSGKVFKNELSLDAEQTLEDIAEIQQVLGTQSFPALVMVFNDNAIFIDHSKYLASPQAVLKDVEQEIKAMS from the coding sequence ATGAGCACTGAGTTATATTTTGTTTACGACAGCCACTGCCCGTGGAGTTACGCCGCGACTCGAATCGTTAACGAGTTACATTCGGCATACCCTAAAATGGTGGTTAATTTGCTGCACACAGCGCACTTTATTGGTAAAGACTGCGCAGGTGAAAAGCAGGTTAATGCAGTCATCAAGGCAAGTCAGATGAAGTTTGGCAAGCTGCATTTGCAACACGTAAACAGCCCGAAGAACTCAATAAAAGCCGCTAACTTTATGCGTTGGTTGCAAGCCAAGCAGCCGCAAAAACAACTGGATGTACTAAATGCCCTGCAACACGCTCACTTTGTTGAGGGAAATCCGCTAGATAGCAAGCACAACTTCAATACGATTACCGAGCAATTTAAGCTATCACCATCAGGCAAGGTATTTAAAAATGAGCTTAGTCTAGACGCTGAACAAACACTTGAAGATATTGCAGAAATCCAGCAGGTGTTAGGTACTCAGAGCTTTCCGGCACTGGTGATGGTTTTCAATGACAATGCCATTTTTATTGATCACTCTAAATACTTAGCATCGCCACAAGCTGTGCTTAAAGATGTAGAGCAAGAAATTAAAGCAATGAGTTGA
- a CDS encoding mechanosensitive ion channel family protein, with the protein MQDYVDSIDINQYLPMVIEGATNVLLAAIILVVGLYLANKASSIIFRIGEKYERLDDTLFRFLGSVAKYIILAFVAIAVLNRFGVQTASIVALLGAAGLAVGLALQGTLSNLAAGVMLLMFRPYKVGDFISAADRFGNVQQIDLFTTILKTFDNQHIIIPNSQIWGAQIVNHSFHDIRGVDMHFGVAYKENTAEVRKVIDSVLAAHPHILKDPAPFVEVETLNDSSVDFLVRPFCHGEHYFDILYSVPEQIKKALDDANIEIPFPHRKLIIEKESDLG; encoded by the coding sequence ATGCAAGACTATGTAGACAGTATCGATATTAATCAGTACTTACCTATGGTGATTGAGGGCGCTACCAATGTGCTACTCGCCGCAATCATTTTAGTTGTAGGTTTATACCTGGCAAATAAAGCCAGCAGCATCATTTTCCGTATTGGCGAAAAGTATGAACGACTTGATGATACTTTATTTCGCTTTTTAGGCAGTGTTGCCAAGTATATTATTCTGGCATTTGTGGCCATTGCGGTGCTAAACCGCTTTGGCGTGCAAACCGCATCAATTGTTGCCTTGCTCGGTGCGGCAGGTCTAGCGGTAGGTTTAGCGCTACAAGGCACGCTATCAAACCTAGCCGCTGGCGTAATGCTGTTAATGTTTCGCCCATATAAGGTTGGCGACTTCATTAGCGCGGCAGACCGTTTTGGTAATGTGCAACAGATTGATTTATTCACTACCATACTTAAAACCTTCGATAACCAACACATTATCATCCCTAACAGCCAAATCTGGGGCGCTCAGATTGTTAACCACTCGTTCCATGATATTCGTGGTGTCGATATGCATTTTGGTGTGGCATACAAAGAAAATACCGCAGAAGTGCGCAAGGTAATTGATAGCGTACTAGCTGCGCATCCGCACATTCTAAAAGACCCGGCGCCATTTGTTGAAGTCGAAACGCTAAACGACAGCTCAGTAGACTTCCTGGTTCGTCCGTTTTGTCATGGAGAGCATTACTTCGACATTCTTTACTCTGTACCTGAGCAAATCAAAAAGGCGCTAGATGACGCCAACATTGAGATCCCGTTCCCGCACAGAAAGCTCATTATCGAAAAAGAGTCTGATTTGGGTTAA
- a CDS encoding ribosome recycling factor family protein — translation MGQSKLAGMNSVISIGFPALIHRIGREQAQTLKLIAVNFSCELKRVRRSRNWQLQGEAHQVQAVLEHVQTLGDSYSYFTTRLAKAMVPHADKLETIEVKLVRLINASPNLTLAELIAMTQCTEAQARTARFNADFD, via the coding sequence TTGGGTCAGAGTAAACTTGCGGGTATGAACAGTGTTATTTCTATTGGCTTTCCGGCGTTAATCCATCGCATTGGTCGGGAGCAAGCACAAACCCTCAAACTAATCGCAGTCAATTTTAGCTGTGAGTTAAAACGCGTGCGCCGCTCTCGAAACTGGCAGTTGCAAGGCGAAGCGCATCAAGTGCAGGCAGTGCTTGAACACGTTCAAACTTTAGGTGACAGCTACAGTTATTTTACCACTCGACTTGCTAAGGCTATGGTGCCACATGCTGACAAGTTGGAGACAATCGAGGTTAAGTTAGTTAGATTGATTAACGCATCGCCCAATTTAACTCTGGCTGAACTGATTGCCATGACACAATGCACAGAGGCCCAAGCTCGCACTGCACGTTTTAATGCAGATTTTGATTAG
- a CDS encoding AMP-binding protein produces the protein MISISGGASWGQVKVEEYFTDENTVRGNNNNMDYRLPLQQMQHNVANHPDQTWLHQPVDRQWYTYTWKQADTQARKIAQGLLSHGLVKGDKVAIIAKNSAEWFITDMAMMMAGLISVPIYPTANADNIKHVLSHSGAKAIFVGKLDSQDALASVLPDDMLSIAFPYPTLSCKANWNDWLAQYEPISELHEAQADDMFSLIYTSGSTGLAKGVIVTHKNVASSACSAAELMAGEDKTRLMSYLPLAHITERCVVALPSLYKACDIYFTESLEYFIEDVRYAKPTSFISVPRLWTKFQSQILAKVPNKKLQFLLKLPVMGKFVAKKIRSQLGLDEAKLFGSGSAPISPDVLRWYHALGISIGEGWGMTETSGLSCANMPFDYDHIGTIGTAQPCVEMKLSDEGEVLIRGDAVFKEYYNNPEATAAAFEDGWFKTGDKGEITADGSWKIIGRVKEQFKTSKGKYVAPVPIESSLGRNPDIEQVCVMGWVVASLLRWWY, from the coding sequence TTGATTAGCATTTCTGGCGGTGCAAGTTGGGGACAAGTGAAGGTTGAGGAGTACTTTACTGATGAGAACACAGTTAGAGGAAATAACAATAATATGGACTACCGCCTCCCTTTGCAGCAGATGCAGCATAATGTTGCCAATCACCCAGATCAAACCTGGCTACACCAGCCAGTAGATCGTCAATGGTATACCTACACCTGGAAGCAGGCTGACACTCAGGCGCGTAAAATTGCCCAGGGGTTATTGAGCCATGGCTTAGTTAAAGGTGACAAGGTTGCCATTATCGCTAAGAATTCTGCCGAGTGGTTTATTACCGACATGGCGATGATGATGGCTGGGTTAATTAGTGTGCCTATTTATCCAACCGCCAATGCCGACAACATTAAACATGTATTGAGCCATAGTGGTGCTAAGGCGATATTCGTTGGCAAGCTCGACAGTCAAGATGCGCTAGCGAGCGTGTTACCTGATGACATGCTAAGCATTGCTTTTCCATATCCGACCTTAAGTTGCAAAGCCAATTGGAATGACTGGTTGGCTCAATACGAGCCAATTTCAGAGCTACATGAAGCGCAAGCCGACGATATGTTTTCGCTTATTTATACCTCTGGCAGCACGGGTCTTGCCAAGGGTGTGATAGTGACTCATAAGAACGTAGCGTCATCGGCATGTAGCGCGGCTGAGTTGATGGCTGGGGAAGACAAAACACGCCTAATGTCTTACCTGCCATTGGCACATATTACCGAGCGCTGCGTGGTTGCTTTGCCATCGTTATATAAAGCCTGCGATATCTACTTTACCGAGTCCTTAGAGTACTTTATCGAAGATGTACGTTATGCCAAACCAACAAGTTTTATTTCGGTGCCGCGCTTATGGACTAAGTTCCAGTCACAAATTCTTGCAAAGGTGCCGAATAAAAAGCTGCAGTTTTTATTGAAACTGCCAGTAATGGGCAAGTTCGTCGCTAAGAAGATCCGTTCTCAGCTTGGGCTTGATGAAGCTAAATTATTTGGCTCAGGCAGTGCACCGATTTCGCCGGATGTACTGCGCTGGTATCACGCTTTAGGCATTAGCATTGGCGAAGGTTGGGGGATGACAGAAACTTCAGGTTTGTCTTGTGCCAATATGCCGTTTGATTATGACCATATCGGCACAATTGGCACTGCGCAGCCATGTGTGGAAATGAAACTCTCTGATGAAGGCGAAGTGCTTATTCGTGGTGACGCTGTTTTCAAAGAGTATTACAACAACCCAGAAGCTACCGCAGCAGCGTTTGAAGATGGCTGGTTTAAAACCGGTGATAAAGGTGAGATAACCGCTGATGGTAGTTGGAAGATCATTGGCCGTGTAAAGGAGCAATTTAAAACCAGTAAGGGTAAGTATGTTGCGCCGGTGCCGATTGAATCTAGCCTTGGCCGTAACCCTGATATTGAGCAGGTTTGTGTGATGGGGTGGGTCGTAGCCAGCCTATTGCGCTGGTGGTATTAG
- a CDS encoding EF-hand domain-containing protein translates to MTRTLVMTSLLLALFTLSISSIEARERGQKPPSFEEMDTNGDGVLSQDELKGKLLEEFEQLDLDGNGKLSEDELPEPPQKRR, encoded by the coding sequence ATGACACGAACACTTGTGATGACCAGCCTACTGCTAGCTCTATTTACCCTTTCGATTAGCTCAATTGAAGCGAGAGAGCGTGGTCAAAAACCACCTAGCTTTGAAGAAATGGATACCAACGGCGACGGCGTGCTATCCCAAGATGAGCTAAAGGGTAAACTGTTAGAAGAGTTTGAACAGCTAGACTTAGATGGCAACGGAAAGCTTAGTGAAGATGAGCTTCCTGAGCCACCGCAAAAACGCCGCTAG
- a CDS encoding TetR/AcrR family transcriptional regulator produces the protein MARPRKNDHLKDELLAAGMEQLLAHGYHGTGIKQILDLVGVPKGSFYNFFASKEEFVAQIVIHYGALAAQEYRELSANHSQQSELVKLTLTFYDKVQKRVVDNNNCGCLVAAMASEIAQSSELCRQALMQVEQQWLESLAEQFMRAQQQGDVRDDIDADALARQFFNSWQGSLLEYQISQEWHLIFDRLAVLLTLITTPKGLEQLESLSWFNHKSN, from the coding sequence ATGGCAAGACCACGTAAAAACGATCATTTAAAAGATGAGCTACTTGCAGCAGGCATGGAGCAATTATTGGCTCATGGTTACCACGGTACTGGGATTAAGCAAATCCTTGATTTAGTTGGCGTGCCAAAAGGATCTTTCTATAACTTCTTCGCAAGTAAAGAAGAGTTTGTGGCGCAAATCGTTATCCATTATGGCGCATTAGCCGCACAAGAGTATCGGGAGCTATCTGCAAACCATAGCCAACAGAGTGAGCTAGTTAAGTTGACGTTGACCTTTTACGACAAGGTACAAAAGCGCGTAGTCGATAACAACAATTGCGGCTGCCTCGTTGCGGCCATGGCGTCTGAAATTGCGCAATCGAGTGAACTTTGCCGCCAGGCGCTAATGCAGGTTGAGCAGCAATGGTTAGAGTCGCTTGCTGAGCAATTTATGCGTGCACAACAGCAAGGCGATGTCCGGGATGATATTGATGCTGATGCGCTTGCAAGACAGTTTTTTAACAGTTGGCAGGGCAGTTTGCTTGAGTATCAAATTAGTCAGGAGTGGCATTTAATATTCGACAGATTAGCCGTGCTGCTCACTCTTATTACCACACCTAAAGGGCTTGAACAGCTTGAGTCTTTGTCTTGGTTTAACCACAAATCTAACTAG